A genomic region of Trifolium pratense cultivar HEN17-A07 linkage group LG3, ARS_RC_1.1, whole genome shotgun sequence contains the following coding sequences:
- the LOC123913539 gene encoding F-box protein At2g26160-like: MQITKQILLKEKTSMEKRQTVEWLDLPTELWTMIAKHLIIDNTSFEEVFRFRSICKTWRSAHPLPQHTPFAPQVRIPLRRRRKYFLLQTTMYRLQPLLNDDDAPSKGWLIMLGKSESVPLRLLNPFTCTPVSDNPQASEDTLQRVVNFMNFKVVKLLEAFNCNTNSFLKQVLFPSTLPVEGRMVGALSKDDYNNLWVRKIGDKKWTNIKWSDYEGFHDIIIHKGQLYVIDCLGTIFWMNHLSTELVQFTQPLCSSYKGKKKKMVEFRGRLYVVVMLMNTNHSSWKLEADIKVYTVNEEWGHWEVVKNLGNVAFVLGRHSNFSLSAQDYHGIEGNCIYFSDFLDIFKVYRFSLKDSMLTISKPFWPCSDLFKKT; the protein is encoded by the coding sequence ATGCAAATTACTAAGCaaattttattgaaagaaaagaCTTCCATGGAAAAGAGACAGACAGTGGAATGGTTAGATCTTCCCACCGAGTTGTGGACAATGATAGCCAAACATCTCATTATAGACAACACTTCATTTGAAGAAGTTTTCCGGTTTCGCAGTATTTGTAAGACATGGCGCTCCGCTCACCCTCTCCCGCAACACACACCATTTGCTCCGCAAGTTCGCATTCCTCTTAGGAGGCGTCGAAAATATTTCCTCCTCCAAACCACCATGTACCGTCTCCAGCCATTATTAAATGATGACGATGCACCTTCAAAAGGGTGGCTTATAATGCTCGGAAAGTCAGAATCCGTGCCACTTCGTCTCTTAAATCCTTTCACCTGCACCCCTGTCTCAGACAACCCTCAAGCATCGGAGGACACTTTGCAAAGGGTGGTAAATTTCATGAACTTTAAGGTTGTGAAGTTGCTTGAAGCCTTCAATTGCAATACCAATAGTTTTCTTAAACAGGTATTGTTCCCTAGTACTTTGCCTGTGGAGGGTCGTATGGTGGGCGCTCTATCTAAGGATGATTATAATAATTTGTGGGTTCGCAAGATTGGAGATAAGAAATGGACCAACATAAAATGGAGTGATTATGAAGGTTTTCATGATATAATCATCCATAAGGGGCAACTTTATGTTATAGATTGTCTAGGAACAATTTTTTGGATGAATCATTTGTCCACGGAGTTGGTACAGTTTACACAACCATTGTGCTCGTCGTATAAAggcaaaaagaagaaaatggtgGAGTTTCGTGGAAGACTCTACGTGGTTGTGATGCTTATGAATACAAACCATAGCTCTTGGAAATTGGAAGCTGATATTAAAGTATACACGGTCAATGAAGAATGGGGTCATTGGGAAGTTGTGAAAAACTTGGGGAATGTTGCATTTGTTTTGGGTAGACACTCTAATTTCTCATTGTCAGCTCAAGATTACCATGGAATTGAAGGGAATTGCATCTACTTTTCCGACTTCCTTGATATATTCAAGGTTTACCGTTTCAGCTTAAAAGATTCCATGTTAACTATTTCTAAACCTTTCTGGCCTTGTTCCGATTTGTTCAAAAAGACCTAA